In Rhodococcus rhodochrous, a single genomic region encodes these proteins:
- a CDS encoding TetR/AcrR family transcriptional regulator yields MRSTVAGEDLTTRARIRDAAIRCIAAYGVGVPLRTIAAECGVSASLIVHHFGSRAGLKEHCDRYVLDGIRQAKSAVLDPQAGPAALNDQMEHIENYATTVAYLFRTLRAGGAPAADFLDRLVADTEAYLEEAVAAGTVRPSRFPSERARALISFSVGAVLMDLPGPDEYLDLETFPARLRSYTERLMLPMLELYTEPLLTDSTLLEAFLAARKAPPDS; encoded by the coding sequence GTGCGTTCAACCGTCGCCGGTGAAGACCTCACCACCCGTGCACGGATCCGCGACGCCGCGATCCGGTGCATCGCCGCGTACGGCGTCGGCGTGCCACTACGCACCATCGCCGCAGAGTGCGGCGTCAGCGCTTCGCTGATCGTGCATCACTTCGGATCCCGCGCCGGATTGAAGGAACACTGCGACCGGTACGTGCTCGACGGGATCCGGCAGGCGAAGAGTGCCGTCCTCGACCCGCAGGCCGGGCCGGCCGCGCTGAACGACCAGATGGAGCACATCGAGAACTACGCGACCACGGTCGCCTATCTCTTCCGCACCCTCCGGGCCGGCGGTGCACCCGCCGCCGACTTCCTCGACCGACTCGTCGCCGACACCGAGGCATATCTCGAAGAGGCGGTGGCTGCCGGAACCGTGCGGCCCAGCCGGTTCCCCTCCGAACGAGCACGCGCCCTCATCTCGTTCAGCGTCGGCGCCGTGCTCATGGACCTTCCGGGTCCGGACGAGTATCTCGATCTCGAGACGTTTCCTGCCAGGCTGCGTTCCTACACCGAGCGCCTCATGCTGCCGATGCTCGAGCTCTACACCGAGCCGTTGCTGACGGACTCGACGCTCCTCGAGGCATTTCTGGCAGCACGGAAGGCACCCCCCGACTCCTGA
- a CDS encoding ABC transporter ATP-binding protein, producing MDTQIIEIRDVVKTFGTTRALDGFSMTVERGTVAGFLGPNGAGKSTAIRVLLGMLRADSGTVRVLGLDPWTDAVAIHRRLAYVPGDTNLWPTLTGGEIIDVLTRIRGGEVRTRRRAELLERFELDPTKKARTYSKGNRQKVALVAALASDAELYLLDEPTSGLDPLMEAVFTDEVRGLRDRGATVLLSSHILAEVEKLCDTVTIIRAGRDVETGTLAQLRHLTRSSVRATTSAPAERLGGLSGVHDLYADDGRLAFDVDNTALAPVLQELAGLGVENLTITPPSLEELFMRHYGDTFDTGDGNGAGAVEEVSSR from the coding sequence ATGGACACCCAGATCATCGAAATCCGCGACGTCGTCAAGACATTCGGAACCACGAGAGCCCTCGACGGCTTCTCGATGACCGTCGAACGCGGTACCGTCGCCGGATTCCTCGGACCGAACGGCGCCGGCAAGTCCACAGCGATCCGCGTGCTGCTCGGAATGCTTCGTGCCGATTCCGGCACCGTCCGCGTCCTCGGACTCGACCCGTGGACCGACGCCGTCGCGATCCACCGCCGGCTCGCGTACGTGCCCGGCGACACGAACCTGTGGCCCACCCTCACCGGTGGCGAGATCATCGACGTCCTCACCCGCATCCGCGGGGGCGAGGTCCGCACGCGTCGTCGCGCCGAACTCCTCGAGCGGTTCGAACTCGATCCGACGAAGAAGGCCCGCACCTATTCGAAGGGCAACCGGCAGAAGGTCGCACTCGTCGCCGCACTCGCATCGGACGCCGAGCTCTACCTGCTCGACGAACCCACCTCGGGTCTCGACCCGCTCATGGAGGCGGTGTTCACCGACGAGGTGCGAGGGCTCCGCGACCGCGGCGCGACCGTCCTGTTGTCCAGCCACATCCTCGCCGAGGTCGAGAAGCTCTGCGACACGGTGACGATCATCCGGGCCGGGCGCGACGTCGAGACCGGCACCCTCGCGCAGTTGCGGCACCTGACGCGCTCGTCCGTGCGGGCCACCACGAGTGCCCCTGCCGAGCGACTGGGCGGGCTCTCCGGGGTCCACGACCTCTACGCCGACGACGGCCGGCTCGCGTTCGACGTCGACAACACCGCCCTCGCCCCGGTCCTGCAGGAACTCGCCGGACTCGGCGTCGAGAACCTCACCATCACGCCCCCGTCGCTCGAAGAGCTGTTCATGCGGCACTACGGCGACACCTTCGACACCGGTGACGGGAACGGCGCCGGTGCGGTGGAGGAGGTGTCCTCACGATGA
- a CDS encoding ABC transporter permease has translation MTTTTPTAVPTPSGTSATSAAPFTGLGTLLRLYLRLDRVRITVWTLALAFTVWSTVLSLAAVYPDEASRQARAALLENPAAVLMTGPAYGIDNYTLGAMTANELSLTVFVATAIMSILLVVRHTRAQEESGRLELLRALPVGAYAPPAAALMLVSVANLIVGTGITVALIAGGLDVVGSVAFGVASAVTGVLFGAVAAVTAQFGEHSRSATGTALAVLAAAFFVRGAGDIIESTGSWLSWLSPIAWAQQTRLYVDERWWPLLLSVATTVVLLTVAVALSRRRDLGAGLRAPKPGPAEANSALLGPVGLIRRLLRGAFVGWLTGLVLFGVAMGALASSVEDLIDEMPQVLDMVGVDPDALTASFSGMMLMFLALGATAFGVSGVMRMRSEEDGGRSGLVIVTGTARSAWLFAALGVIVVQLVVALLVSGAATGLGVALAVGDWGWMPRMIAASLAYAPAAILVVAVAFALLGCVPRATGLVWVLVVWMVFVAWLGEMLNLPDELVALSPFSHVPLVPAEGVTVMPLIVPAVAAVLLVAAAIVGFRRRDVQV, from the coding sequence ATGACCACGACGACACCGACAGCTGTACCGACCCCGAGCGGTACCTCCGCGACGTCCGCGGCACCGTTCACCGGGCTCGGCACCCTGCTGCGGCTCTACCTGCGGCTGGACCGCGTGCGCATCACCGTCTGGACCCTCGCGCTCGCCTTCACGGTGTGGTCGACCGTCCTCAGCCTGGCCGCGGTCTATCCCGACGAGGCCTCCCGTCAGGCCCGTGCTGCCCTGCTGGAGAATCCGGCTGCCGTACTCATGACGGGCCCGGCCTACGGGATCGACAACTACACGCTCGGGGCGATGACCGCGAACGAACTGAGCCTGACCGTCTTCGTCGCGACCGCGATCATGAGCATCCTGCTCGTCGTGCGGCACACCCGGGCGCAGGAGGAATCCGGCCGGCTCGAACTTCTGCGGGCGCTGCCCGTCGGGGCCTATGCTCCGCCGGCGGCCGCCCTGATGCTGGTCTCGGTCGCGAACCTCATCGTGGGCACCGGTATCACCGTCGCGCTCATCGCAGGCGGGCTCGATGTCGTCGGCTCGGTCGCCTTCGGTGTGGCCTCCGCCGTCACCGGGGTGCTCTTCGGTGCGGTCGCGGCAGTGACCGCCCAGTTCGGCGAACACTCCCGCTCGGCCACGGGTACCGCGCTCGCAGTGCTCGCTGCGGCCTTCTTCGTCCGCGGCGCCGGCGACATCATCGAGTCGACCGGCTCGTGGCTGTCGTGGCTCTCGCCGATCGCCTGGGCCCAGCAGACCCGGCTCTACGTCGACGAGCGGTGGTGGCCGCTGTTGTTGTCCGTCGCCACGACGGTCGTGCTGCTCACCGTCGCCGTCGCACTGTCGCGGCGCCGCGACCTCGGAGCCGGACTGCGGGCACCGAAACCCGGACCCGCCGAGGCAAATTCCGCGTTGCTCGGTCCGGTCGGTCTGATCCGCCGCCTGCTGCGCGGAGCCTTCGTGGGCTGGCTGACGGGACTGGTCCTGTTCGGCGTCGCGATGGGCGCTCTCGCCAGCTCCGTCGAGGACCTCATCGACGAGATGCCGCAGGTGCTGGACATGGTCGGCGTGGACCCCGACGCCCTCACCGCCTCATTCTCCGGGATGATGCTGATGTTCCTCGCTCTCGGCGCCACCGCCTTCGGTGTGTCCGGCGTGATGCGGATGCGCAGCGAGGAGGACGGTGGACGTTCCGGTCTCGTGATCGTCACCGGAACGGCGCGCAGCGCATGGCTGTTCGCGGCACTCGGCGTGATCGTCGTCCAGTTGGTCGTGGCGCTGCTCGTCTCCGGTGCTGCGACCGGACTGGGGGTCGCGCTCGCGGTGGGCGACTGGGGGTGGATGCCGCGGATGATCGCGGCGTCCCTGGCCTACGCGCCGGCTGCGATCCTCGTGGTCGCCGTGGCGTTCGCGCTGCTGGGCTGCGTGCCGCGTGCCACCGGGCTCGTGTGGGTGCTCGTGGTGTGGATGGTGTTCGTCGCGTGGCTCGGCGAGATGCTGAACCTCCCCGACGAACTCGTCGCACTGTCGCCGTTCTCGCATGTCCCGCTGGTGCCCGCAGAGGGGGTGACGGTGATGCCGCTGATCGTCCCGGCGGTTGCGGCGGTGCTGCTCGTCGCAGCGGCGATCGTCGGTTTCCGCCGCCGCGACGTGCAGGTGTGA
- a CDS encoding GNAT family N-acetyltransferase: MTQNIDGTEPRIEHDADKARFALYLGDDLAAYADYTQHGDLRDFDHTVTDPQFRGKGLAGIVVKHALDETRKQGLKIGTSCSYVEKFVSEHPEYRN; this comes from the coding sequence ATGACGCAGAACATCGACGGCACCGAACCCCGGATCGAGCACGACGCCGACAAGGCCCGTTTCGCGCTCTATCTCGGCGACGACCTCGCGGCCTACGCCGACTACACGCAGCACGGCGACCTGCGGGACTTCGACCACACCGTCACCGACCCGCAGTTCCGCGGCAAGGGCCTCGCCGGGATCGTGGTGAAGCACGCCCTCGACGAGACCAGGAAGCAGGGACTGAAGATCGGTACGTCCTGCTCGTACGTCGAGAAGTTCGTCTCCGAACATCCCGAATACCGCAACTGA
- a CDS encoding Type 1 glutamine amidotransferase-like domain-containing protein, with amino-acid sequence MRLFLSSYRFGTDPDAFVRLTTPGRIAVIANAADAWPASARTAAVTSEMGPLRSLGFEPEEVDLRDHLDDPDSLRRRLSDFTSVWVRGGNTFVLRAQLARSGGDTVLTDLVSDNRLVYGGYSAGACVATPSLRGIEFSDDPDEVAATCGVPVVWDGLGWVEHAIVPHAGDSMLADDGIRQTLRYLREHDVEHVALTDDDAIVVDTPPGHAPSTVRS; translated from the coding sequence GTGCGGCTGTTCCTGTCCTCCTACCGGTTCGGCACCGATCCGGACGCCTTCGTCCGGTTGACGACGCCGGGCCGGATCGCGGTGATCGCGAACGCCGCCGACGCGTGGCCCGCCTCGGCCCGCACGGCGGCGGTCACGAGCGAGATGGGCCCGCTGCGGTCGCTCGGCTTCGAACCGGAGGAGGTGGATCTACGTGATCACCTCGACGATCCCGACTCGCTCCGGCGGCGCCTGTCGGACTTCACGTCCGTGTGGGTGCGCGGCGGCAACACTTTCGTCCTGCGAGCGCAATTGGCCCGCAGCGGAGGCGATACCGTGCTCACGGATCTGGTGAGCGACAACCGTCTCGTGTACGGGGGCTACAGCGCCGGGGCCTGTGTCGCCACACCGTCGCTGCGCGGCATCGAGTTCTCCGACGACCCCGACGAGGTCGCCGCGACCTGCGGTGTCCCGGTGGTGTGGGACGGACTCGGCTGGGTCGAACACGCGATCGTGCCGCACGCCGGTGACTCGATGCTGGCCGACGACGGGATACGGCAGACCCTGCGCTACCTGCGCGAGCACGACGTCGAACACGTGGCGTTGACCGACGACGACGCGATCGTCGTCGACACTCCTCCCGGTCACGCCCCGAGTACGGTGAGATCATGA
- a CDS encoding maleylpyruvate isomerase family mycothiol-dependent enzyme — MTSQPDTTPDTSAAEFPIDTIRPLLLEQFAVLDDLLAGLTEDEWTTATCLPGWTVKDITAHLIGTESMLAGIEAPRVERDVRSFDHVRNDIAAFNELWVESLRPVPGAVVLERYREIVALRTEQLGAMTQEDFGKQSNTPVGPAPYGRFMRIRVFDCWLHELDICDALGRTGSEGGPRAELGSAEVFGAVPFIVGKRGKAPEGARITLELTGPLARTIHIEVHGRATEVPALSEPVTTTIAMDSGLFVRLAGGRVRAEDRIEEISLGGDTEVGRRIVDNLAFTI; from the coding sequence GTGACATCACAGCCCGACACCACCCCCGACACCTCCGCTGCCGAGTTCCCGATCGACACGATCCGGCCGCTGCTGCTCGAGCAGTTCGCCGTGCTCGACGACCTGCTGGCGGGACTGACCGAGGACGAGTGGACGACCGCCACCTGCCTGCCGGGATGGACCGTCAAGGACATCACTGCGCATCTCATCGGCACCGAGTCGATGCTCGCGGGCATCGAGGCTCCGCGCGTCGAACGCGACGTGCGCTCGTTCGACCACGTGCGCAACGACATCGCGGCCTTCAACGAGTTGTGGGTGGAGTCGTTGCGTCCCGTCCCCGGCGCGGTCGTGCTCGAGCGGTACCGCGAGATCGTCGCCCTGCGCACGGAGCAACTCGGCGCGATGACCCAGGAGGACTTCGGGAAACAGTCGAACACTCCCGTCGGGCCGGCACCGTACGGGCGCTTCATGCGGATCCGCGTGTTCGACTGCTGGCTCCACGAACTCGACATCTGCGACGCGCTCGGCAGGACGGGCAGCGAGGGCGGCCCGCGTGCCGAACTCGGATCCGCGGAGGTCTTCGGTGCGGTTCCGTTCATCGTCGGCAAGCGCGGCAAGGCCCCCGAGGGAGCGCGCATCACGCTCGAACTCACCGGTCCCCTCGCGCGCACCATCCACATCGAGGTGCACGGACGGGCCACCGAGGTGCCGGCCCTGTCCGAACCGGTCACGACCACGATCGCGATGGACTCCGGGTTGTTCGTTCGGCTCGCCGGTGGACGCGTGCGCGCCGAGGACCGGATCGAGGAGATCTCCCTCGGCGGCGACACCGAGGTCGGACGCCGCATCGTCGACAACCTCGCGTTCACGATCTGA
- a CDS encoding HIT family protein, whose product MSSCVFCAIADGSGPATRVYEDDEVVAFLDIRPIARGHTLVIPRVHTARLEELDPASGAAVFRAGQRIARAMARSELATDGTNLVLNDGRAAFQTVFHTHLHLLPRWNGDRVRMGIGLVRRRPHDPETTAAIIRAGLERLTAEEHQ is encoded by the coding sequence GTGAGTTCCTGTGTGTTCTGCGCCATAGCCGACGGCAGCGGTCCGGCGACACGGGTGTACGAGGACGACGAGGTCGTGGCCTTCCTCGACATCCGACCGATCGCGCGCGGGCACACCCTCGTGATCCCCCGCGTGCACACCGCACGCCTCGAGGAGCTCGATCCGGCGTCGGGTGCGGCAGTCTTCCGTGCCGGACAACGGATCGCCCGGGCGATGGCCCGTTCCGAACTCGCCACCGACGGAACCAATCTCGTCCTGAACGACGGACGAGCAGCCTTCCAGACCGTCTTCCACACCCATCTGCACCTCCTGCCCCGCTGGAACGGCGATCGTGTCCGGATGGGTATCGGTCTGGTCCGCCGTCGCCCCCACGACCCCGAGACCACCGCGGCGATCATCCGCGCCGGTCTCGAACGTCTCACCGCCGAGGAGCACCAGTGA
- a CDS encoding SIR2 family NAD-dependent protein deacylase, translating to MNVPAPVLDLARSARRVAVLTGAGMSAESGVPTFRDAQTGLWENFDATALATPEAWADDPATVWAWYQWRVALVRRVQPNAGHLALADWARAAHVQIVTQNVDDLHERAGSSEVTHLHGSLFAPRCSRCERAVDLPDPPEDPVARLDPPSCPACGGDGRPGVVWFGEMLPQEPWETATESLRDADLLLVVGTSGVVYPAAGLPSLARSHGVPVVQIDPRETDLSDQADHAWRTTAAVGLPALVDTLEIGADTPR from the coding sequence ATGAACGTGCCGGCCCCCGTCCTCGACCTCGCCCGCTCGGCCCGCCGCGTCGCCGTCCTCACCGGTGCCGGGATGTCCGCCGAGAGCGGTGTCCCCACCTTCCGCGACGCGCAGACCGGGTTGTGGGAGAACTTCGACGCCACCGCGCTCGCCACACCGGAGGCGTGGGCGGACGATCCGGCTACGGTCTGGGCCTGGTACCAGTGGCGGGTCGCGCTCGTCCGCCGGGTGCAGCCCAATGCCGGACACCTGGCGCTCGCCGACTGGGCACGGGCGGCCCACGTGCAGATCGTGACGCAGAACGTCGACGACCTCCACGAGCGGGCCGGAAGCTCCGAGGTCACCCATCTGCACGGAAGCCTGTTCGCCCCACGCTGCAGCAGGTGCGAGCGCGCCGTCGACCTTCCCGATCCGCCGGAGGATCCCGTCGCTCGTCTCGATCCGCCGTCGTGCCCCGCATGCGGAGGCGACGGGCGGCCGGGCGTCGTGTGGTTCGGCGAGATGCTGCCGCAGGAACCGTGGGAGACCGCGACCGAGTCCCTGCGTGATGCCGACCTGCTGCTCGTCGTCGGCACCTCGGGTGTCGTCTACCCGGCGGCCGGCCTGCCGTCGCTCGCACGCAGTCACGGCGTACCGGTGGTGCAGATCGATCCACGCGAGACCGATCTGAGCGATCAGGCCGACCATGCCTGGCGCACCACTGCTGCCGTCGGTCTCCCCGCCCTCGTCGACACACTGGAGATCGGGGCCGACACACCGCGTTAA